GCCTTTGGTGGCGGCCAGGCCGGCCGGGCCCGCCAGCAGCACGGCGCCGACATCGGTCAGGTTGAAGCGCTGGGTGCGGCGGTAGCGGCTCAGCTCCTCATCCAGGTCGAAGCCCTCAAGGTGGATATCCCTGCCTTCCAGCAGCAATGCTCCGTCCAGGGATTCCGGCCAGCCGCCGGGCCAGGCGTTGCTGGCGCCCTGTGCATCCAGAGTCAGCGACACGCGGCCGATGCCGCGCAGGGACTGGCCGGCGCGCCAGGCCTCGGGAATGGCTTCGGCCTGTAAATCCGGCAGCTCGAGGGTCAGGGACAGCTGCGCGGGCTGTGCCCCCAGGGCCAGGCGGAATGTCGCCTGGCCACGGCTGTGCAGCCAGGTCATCGCCAGGTCGCTGGAGGTCAGGGTGCCGTCGTCGCCGTCCAGGGTCAGGGCCGTATCGGCGATCAACAGATCACCGTAGTGCAGGCGATCAATGGCCGCCTCGGCCTTGAGATGAAGGCCGTGGAAGGGCGTGCCGTCTTCCGGGGGGGCGGGCCGCCGCAGATCATCGAGGGTGAGCGAGAAGCCCTCCAGCACCAGTGGTGCTCGCCCGGCGTCGCGAAAGATCAGGGTGCCGTCGTCGACCGTGAGCTGCCCCAGGCGGATATGGCCCGGTGCTGCATCGGGATCGCGCCAGTCTCTGGGGTCCGGGAACAGGGCACCGTCGCGGTCGCGATGCAGTATCAGTACCGGCGCCTCGAGTTCGAGTCGCTGGATAGCGACCTGGCCACGCAGCAGGCTGCGCCAGGACAGGGTGACGCTGGCCGCGCGGGCCCGCAGCCCCGGTGCGTCGTCATCGTCGAGATCGCCGGTCAGCCGCGATTCGCCTGTGCGCAGCCTGGGGCGGGGCAGCCATTGCAGGCGCGCGCCCTGGATGTCGGCCTGCATGCCCGTGTAGTCCGACAGCGCTTCGTCGAGCCACGCGTTCAATGAGCGCTCCGGCCA
This sequence is a window from Isoalcanivorax indicus. Protein-coding genes within it:
- a CDS encoding AsmA family protein — its product is MPRHTPRSRPVRLLGWGLLGLFALLFGLLLLTPLWPERSLNAWLDEALSDYTGMQADIQGARLQWLPRPRLRTGESRLTGDLDDDDAPGLRARAASVTLSWRSLLRGQVAIQRLELEAPVLILHRDRDGALFPDPRDWRDPDAAPGHIRLGQLTVDDGTLIFRDAGRAPLVLEGFSLTLDDLRRPAPPEDGTPFHGLHLKAEAAIDRLHYGDLLIADTALTLDGDDGTLTSSDLAMTWLHSRGQATFRLALGAQPAQLSLTLELPDLQAEAIPEAWRAGQSLRGIGRVSLTLDAQGASNAWPGGWPESLDGALLLEGRDIHLEGFDLDEELSRYRRTQRFNLTDVGAVLLAGPAGLAATKGGEFARLLDRADGDTTLTRVHSHWTLEDGVATAADVALATTRNRVAARGQVDFGARELRDLEVAVVNQEGCAVIRQRVYGSFDDPQVNEPSIIDALLGAPLDLLDQGLGLLRISSSDCDAFYDGEVAAPEE